The genomic region ATTTCCTGCATAACGAAGTCGACACCATCTACAACATGGAAGCCAAACTCGCCAAGCTGCTGCCCGAAGCGCGCATCCGCGTAGCACACGGGCAAATGCCCGAACGCGAGCTGGAGCACGTCATGCGCGACTTCCATCAGCAGCAGGTCAACGTTCTGCTGTGCACTACCATTATCGAAACCGGTATCGATATCCCTACCGCCAACACCATCATCATGAACCGCGCCGACAAGTTCGGACTGGCGCAGCTGCACCAGCTGCGCGGACGGGTCGGGCGCTCGCACCATCAGGCCTACGCTTACCTGCTGACACCGGAAGAGGATGCCATTACGCCCGCCGCCAAGAAGCGACTGGAAGCCCTGCAGATGATGGAAGACCTCGGCGCGGGCTTTCATCTGGCCATGCACGATCTGGAAATACGCGGTGCTGGCGAAGTACTCGGCGACTCGCAAAGCGGAAGCATGCAGGAGATCGGCTTCAGCATGTACAACGACATGCTCAATCATGCCGTCGCCGCGCTGAAAAAAGGCCTGGAACCGGACATGAACCAGCCACTCGGCGTCACCACGGAAATCAATCTGCACACCCCCGCCCTGCTCCCCGACAGCTATTGCGGCGATATACATGAACGTCTGGTGCTGTACAAACGGCTGGCCAACTGTAACGATCAGGACGATCTGGACGCGCTCCATGCCGAGCTGGTCGACCGTTTCGGATTGCTGCCCGAATCGGCCCAGGCGCTAGTGGAATCGCATCGGCTGCGCCTGCTGGCGAAACCCCTCGGCATTGCCAAACTGGATGCCTCCAGCGACGCCATCAGCCTGCAATTCATTCCCAAGCCGCCGATTGATCCGGCGCGACTAATAGAATTGATACAAACACGCCGCCATTACAAACTGGCCGGGCCTGATAAATTGCGCGTCACCATCACCAGCGACACGCTGGCCGAACGCGTCAAAAACATCCGAAACCTTTTGAAAGAACTGAATTAACACCATGCTTACCAATTTGATTATCCAGGGCCCTCACGTCCCTACCCAAACCCTGAAACAGATTGCCAAGCTGTGTTCGGTTGACGCCATCGAAGCCATTAACCAGCAAGCGTTCAGACTCGTCAATGCCGACAGCAGCAATCAGACTGCTATCGCCGAACTATGCGCCGAAGCCGGGCTGGATTACGGCTTCATTCCATTTCACCGCCATCTGAATGATTTCAGACTGGTGGTGATGGACATGGATTCCACGCTGATTACCATCGAATGCATCGACGAGATCGCCGACATGATCGGCATCAAGCCCGAAGTTGCCGCGATTACCGAATCCGCCATGCGCGGCGAAATCGTGTTCGCCGAAAGCCTCACCCGCCGCGTTGCGCTGCTGGCCGGGCTGGAAGCTTCCGCACTGGAACGCGTTTATGAGGAACGCCTGCGCCTTACCCCTGGCGCTGAATCGCTCATCAATACCCTGCAGCAACGCGGGATCAAGACCCTGCTGGTATCGGGCGGCTTCACTTATTTTACCGAACGTCTGCAAAGCAGGCTCAACCTCGATTTCAGCGCTGCCAATACACTGGAGATCATCGACGGCAAGCTGACGGGGCGCGTGCTCGGCCACATACTGGACGCGCAAGGCAAAGCCGACTGGCTCAACAAGGTTCGCGAAGAATTGGGATTGGCGCAGAAACAGGTCATTGCGATCGGCGATGGTGCCAACGACCTGCTGATGATGGCCCAAGCTGGCGTTTCCATCGCCTATCACGCCAAACCTGTCGTGCGCCAGCAAGCAAATTATGCATTAAACTATAATGATCTGGACGGCGTACTGCCGCTATTGGGCAAACTCTAAGAGGACATAGTCATGCAACATATTGTTTTGAACATATCCGGAATGACCTGCGGCGGCTGCACCAACAGCGTAAAGCGCGTATTGAGCGCATTGCCTGGCGTCAACGCTGTTAATGTCTCGCTGGAACACGCCAATGCCGAGGTTGAATTCGATCCTGCGAAAAGCAGCGTCGAGACATTAAAACACGCGATTGAAACAGCGGGTTTCGAAGTAGCTTAATCCTCGGTAGCCAGCCACAGACACGCGCCCCGGCTCTCTTTCTGGATGGCGGCGAGTGTTGCCTCATGGGCGGCCAGTTCGTCAGCCTCAGCCTCTATCACACGGATAGCTGCGTGCTGCGCACTTCCAGCCGGCGCGCGGACTACCTGCTCGACCTCTACCGCCATCATCAGGCTTTCCTGGCCGCGGGTCATGCCCAGATAGACTGCCGCCAGCAACTCGGCATCCAATAGCGCGCCGTGCAAAGTCCGGTTGGCGTTATCCACTTCGTAACGCCGGCATAGCGCATCGAGATTATTCTTTTGGCCGGGATGCAGATCCTTTGCGAGCTTAAGCGTATCCAGCACTTCAGGACAATACTCAGACATGGGCGGGCGCTTTAATTGTGTCAATTCGCTATTGAGAAAACCGATATCGAACGGTGCGTTATGGATTACCAGTTCGGCTCCGCTCATAAACTCCAGCAGCTCGTCAACGATATCGGCAAAACGCGGCTTATCCTGCAGGAATTCCGTCGTTAAACCGTGCACGGCCACCGCTCCGGCATCAATTTCACGCTCGGGATTAAGATAGCGATGAAAATGCCTACCGGTCGGGCGCCGATTGATCATCTCCACCCCTGCCACCTCGATAATGCGATGCCCCTGCTTGGGATCGAGACCTGTCGTTTCGGTATCCAGAAAAATTTGCCGTGTCATAGTGTCATCATCATGGTTAATACTGAATGATTCATTTTAACATCGTAGCATCGACATTGGTTCTCACACCGTAAACGCGTTCCGGCAGTTATTTCATGCCCAGTCTGCATTCGCTCACCATTAGCCGGAATTTATGCTAGATTGAATAATATCTTGAAAATTAATCACTTTTATAATGGAACCCGATGGGTCGGGGGAAAACGACCTTTATGCGATGCATGAGGAGAGAGAAGCATGATTAATAAACGTACTTTCATACTTTCTGTAATAGCGGGTACCCTGTCATCAGGCCCGGTGATTGCCACTGCCGCGGATGCGACCCAAACGCAGACTCAAACAAAAACCCAGAATCAGATGACGGTATACGGCAGCCAGTTAATGACCCGACAGGAACGTAACGAATACCGTACCAAGATGCGCAGCATGAAAACCCAGCAGGAACGGGAGGCCTACCGCCTGGAGCACCACAAGCAAATGCAGGAACGCGCCAAGGCAAGAGGAGTTACGCTGCCTGACATGCCCCCTCCTGCCGCCGGTAAAGACATGGGACCGGGAGGCAGAGGCATGAGTCCCGGCGGAAGCATGGGAGGCAGAATGGGGAGTGGTGGAATGGATTCAGGTGGCAGCCGCTAACAGTCCGCAACTTTTCATCCGGATAGAGTCGAGACGTTGTCAGCTCTTGACTCTGTATCCGTTCACCCGCTCTTTCACATCGTTAAACCTGTCAATACACCCGTGCTACCGGCACAAAAGCCTCCACCGTTTGCGGACTCAAGTTTACCGATTTTGTTGTCACCCGATCGTTCAAGGTTTGATACAGACTGTGTCTCAGCCAATTCCGGTCGTCGCGCTGCGGGAAATCTTCACGCGCATGCGCACCCCGGCTCTCAGTGCGTGCCAATGCGGAAACCAGCGTAGCGCGCGCGACAGGAAACAGATTCTCCAGTTCCAGCGCTTCGATACGTGCCGTGTTGAAAACATGACCATGATCGGTGATACGCGCACCTGGCAAGCGCTGCTGCAACTTATCCAGCTCCGCCAAACCGATGCGCAATAAGGCATCGGTACGGAATACGCCGCAATGACGCTGCATGAGTTTTTGCAGCTCATTACGTAATGTCGCAACCGGCTCGCCCTCATCCCGCCTATCCCATGCACTCAGGCGCGACAGACTGGCAGCCAGCTGTTCATCCGAAATCGCGGGCGCTGCACCATTTTGCGTCAATTCGGCAGCGATATGCATCCCTGCCGCCCGTCCGAACACCACCAGATCCAGCAGCGAATTGCCGCCCAGCCGGTTCGCGCCGTGTACCGATACGCATGCGCATTCGCCTACGGCGTACAAACCCGGAACAGCCTCGCCAGCCAGTACCTGGCCGTGCAGATTGGTGGGTATCCCCCCCATCATGTAATGAGCGGTAGGCACGACCGGAATGGGGTCGGTAATCGGATCGACGCCGGCAAAGCGTATGGCCAGCTCACGGATGCCCGGCAAACGCGCTTTAATCGTATCTGCGCCCAGATGATCGAGCTTCAGGTGTATGGTATCGGCATTTGCCCCACAGCCGCGTCCCGCATGGATTTCCGTGGCCAGAGCGCGCGCCACGATATCGCGGCTGGCAAGATCCATTGCATGAGGCGCATAACGCTGCATGAAACGTTCACCCAAAGCATTCACCAGATAACCGCCCTCTCCGCGCACGCCCTCGGATATCAGACTGCCGGAGCCCGGCAAGCCGGTAGGATGAAACTGCCAGAATTCCATATCCTGCAACGGCAGACCTGCTCGCAGCGCCATACCCAGGCCATCGCCGGTATTGATATGGGCATTGGTGGAATGCTGGAAAATGCGACCGGCGCCGCCGGTCGCAAGCAGGATCGCCCGGGCACCCAATGCCAGGGTCTCGCCAGTGGCGATCGACATCGCGGTTACACCGGACATCCGCCCATCCCCATGCTGCAGCAGATCCAGCGCAAAATATTCATCAAAAAAATGGGTGCCGACCCGCAAATTCTGCTGATACAGCGTATGCAACAATGCATGTCCGGTACGATCCGCCGCGGCACAAGTGCGGGTAGCCTGTTCACCGCCGAAATTCATCGACTGCCCGCCAAATGGCCGCTGATAAATACGCCCGTTTTCCAGCCGTGAAAACGGCAAGCCCATGTGCTCCAGCTCGATGACGGCTTCTGCCGCGTGGCGACACATGAATTCAATGGCGTCCTGGTCACCCAGATAATCGGAACCCTTGACCGTGTCGTACATATGCCAATGCCAGTTATCAGGGGTGACATTGCCCAAGGCCGCGGTAATGCCGCCCTGCGCCGATACCGTATGTGAGCGCGTCGGAAACACCTTGGACACCAGCGCCACTTGCCAGCCCGCACCCGCCAATTGCAGGGCGGCGCGCAAGCCTGCGCCACCGCCGCCGACGATGACGACATCGAATGTTTGCCTGGTCAATTTCAGCGCCATAATGTTCGTACCACTGCAATCACGCATGCCAGCAGCCACAGCACTGCGCCGGCATTCAGGAAACCGCGCAAACGCGGCAATTTAATGTAATCCAGTAAAATATCCCGCACCCCTGTCCATGCATGCAATACCAGCGCCAGCACGAATACCAATGTCGCCATCCGTACCGGTATTGGATCAAATAATTGCCGCCATGTCTGTGCATCGAGCGGTGCATGCATCCATACGTAAACCGGCATCAGCATCGAATAAACGGCCAGCACTACTGCGCTCACCCGCTGCGTCAGCCATATCTTCATGGCTACCCTCACCACCAGCCTCCGGCGATCAGCAGCGCCAACAATCCGCTCATTACCAAAGTCGCTCCGGCCAACCGGCGTGCCAGCGGCAAACGCGTGCCAATATGAATATCCAGCATCAGAAAACGGATACCGGCCAGGAAATGCTGCAAATAAGCCCATAACACCGCCATTATCAGCAACCTGACCGGCCATAACTGCTGCCAGTGCATGAGCTGCGCATAACCGGCATCGTCAAGCGACAAATGAAACAGGTAAATAAGGACAGGCAACAAGAAAAACAGCAATGCCCCGCTCATGCGCTGCAGGATCGACACCCAGCCCGGCAGGGGCAGGCGGATATGCAGCAGATTCAGGTATACAGGAGATTTGGAGGCAGCCATGGGTATAACGAGGCGAAAATACTGATGTCATTCGCCCTGCAGGATCAAACCGCTTTGGCTACTGCGGACGGGATACGCTCTATCAGGCGCGGATCGAATGGCTTGGGCAGGATATATTCCCTGCCGAACGCCATGGATTCGACTTTATAGATAGCCAGCACTTCAGCCGGCACCGGCTCACGGGCCAATTCTGCCAATGCGTGCACAGCAGCGACTTGCATCGCCTGGGTGATGCGCTTGGCGCGCGCATCCAGCGCACCGCGGAAAATGAACGGGAAGCCCAGTACATTATTCACCTGATTAGGGTAATCCGAGCGCCCGGTGGCCATGATCAAATCATCGCGTGCGGCATGTGCCTCTGCCGGAGAAATTTCCGGATCGGGATTCGCCAGCGCAAACACGACCGGCTTGTCCGCCATGCTCTTCAGCATATCCTGCGACACCAGATTACCGGCCGATACGCCGATGAACGCATCCGCCCCGCGCATCGCATCCGCCAGGGTTCTCGCCTCGGTATCGGCTGCAAAGAAGGCATGATGCGGCGGCAGATCCTGCATGCCGGTATGCAGAACGCCGGCCTTATCCACGACCAGAATCTTGGATTTGTCTGCGCCCATCGCCAGCAGCAGGCGCAGCGATGCGGTACCTGCTGCACCGGCGCCCAGACAGACGATACGGGCGTCGGCCAGCTTTTTGCCCTGTACATGCAGCGCATTAATCAGACCTGCGCAGATAATGACAGCCGTGCCATGCTGATCGTCGTGGAACACCGGAATATCAAGACGTTCGGATAATTCTTTTTCTATTTCAAAACAATGTGGTGCAGCAATATCTTCAAGGTTGATACCACCAAAGGTAGGCGCAATGTTCACCACGGTTTCAATAAAATCCCGCACGCTTGGCGCCTTGATTTCGATATCGAACACATCGATATTGGCAAAGCGTTTGAACAGGATGCCCTTGCCTTCCATGACCGGTTTCGATGCCAGCGGCCCGAGGTTACCCAATCCCAGAATTGCCGTGCCATCGCTGATCACGGCAACCAGATTGCCCTTGTTGGTAAAACGATAGGCATTCTCCGCATCTTCGGCAATGGCGCGCACCGGCTCGGCGACACCGGGGCTATAGGCCAGCGCCAGATCTTCGGCAGATTCGCAAGGTTTGGATGATTCCACCGAGATTTTGCCCGGTTTGGGAAATTCATGATAATCAAGTGCGCGCTGTTTAAATGTAGTCATGTCGTTCAATCGAAAATTATATCGAGCCATCCAGTGTCGCCAGCACCTGTTTAAACAGGGCTGAACGCGCTGCTTCAGGGGCCTTGTTAATCGCGCCGGTCCAGATCGGAAACAGTGTGGCTTCTTCGCGGTACTCATGCTTGGATAAATACCCGGCCAGAATTGCCAGCAAGGGCGAAATGCTGCCCGGCGTCGCATCGGCTTCTTCAAAGCTCGATTCTATCATTACTGACTGATTCAGTATTTCATTATGTTCCTGCATCATCGCTGCGGTGGGGTCTTGCCCCATCGCATTCGGCGGTGTACGAATCGCCTTGGCCAGTATGTCATGCTCCACGGCCAGATGACGGCGCAAGCCCTCGGTAAACGCCTGCATGATGGCGTAAGCCTGTACCAGATGATTCTGGTCAGTAAGATGGATCACCTGCGAGAACATCGCATCCAGCCGCTTGTGATCGCGTTTCAACGCATCGAGCACATCCACTGACGGCACATCTTCCGCGCGGTGGATCACCGTCAGCCACTGCCCTGCCTCGTTCCGGCTGATTTCCCAGCGCAGATTGTTGCGCAATTGCAGATTCAGGCTGTGCAGCACGATGGCAGGATCCTCCGCAAACAGAATGGTTGCCGTTTCGCCGCGCGGCATGTCCTTGATCTCGTAAAACACGGCCGTTTGCAAATGGCTCGGTGCAGTCCCGGTCAGATCGCAATATTGATCGCTCATATCAGAACCCGAACATGTGATCCATGCAGAATGCCGTATCGCCATTGACGGTACCGTGATAGCCGAACAGGCGGCAAGTCAGGTCGCGGATGATGATATAGCCGCCATCGCCGGCACGTTGCCGCGTCGCGGCATCGAACACCTCGCTGTAGCGCCAGTGCAAGGAACCGCTGCACGGAATGCTGATTTTGGTCTGCGCAATCTGTTCACCCATACGGTTGAACAGCACCAGGCTGGTATCGGATTGTACATGCCAGGGCGTCGATGCGGCATAAATCAGATGGCAGAACGTATCCAGTGGCGCGTCGCCAAGACGCAGGAACAGGCGCGTACTCAGACCGGGAGGCGCGGCTGCATAAGACTGCGGTTCGTTCTTGTAAGTCAGCACGGTATTGAAGATATGACCGCCAAAACTGGTTTCGGCGATATGGCCGCTGCTGCGCTGCGTATAACGGAACAGGCCGTGCAGCCAGCCATCGCCGCCGCCGCCGTCACTGAAATCATAGACCAGCTCAACATGGCCGCTGCCGCTGGGTAACATCGCATTCTGTGCCGCCAGCATGGCATTCATGTCAACTGCAACACTGTCGCTGCGCTGCAAGCGGCCGAACTTGTGGCGCGCCACTTCCACGCCAGTGGCGTCATAGAAAATCGCAGCAATCGGCAGATCGGTTTGTGCGGTAGACATCGGATTAGGCTGCATCACGCTTTGCCATTGCGCGACAGGCATGATCGGCGCAGGCAGGATGTAGGATTTACCCAGATGCTGCGTCAGATTCGGGATATTGGGATCCACCACCAGATCATTGCGCTCCACATTGACGTGGGCAATGCGGCTGCGGCCATTTTTAACGTGCACTTCGTAACGCGGGCGCACGAAATAACGTCCGGCCTGCACTTCGAGTTGCTGCGGCCAGCGCACTTCGGGGAACAGATCCGCGACATTCAGCGCATAACAGGCAAACGGCGCAATTTCGGTGGGAATGGTGCGGATATCATCCGACCCCATCAGGTTAATGCCGACCGCATGCGCAGGAATAGGCACAGGGTGGCTGTTCTGTATCCACATCACCACGGTTTCATCATCATGCGGTGCCGGTAGGCCGGCAAACAGATCGG from Sulfuriferula sp. AH1 harbors:
- the serB gene encoding phosphoserine phosphatase SerB, giving the protein MLTNLIIQGPHVPTQTLKQIAKLCSVDAIEAINQQAFRLVNADSSNQTAIAELCAEAGLDYGFIPFHRHLNDFRLVVMDMDSTLITIECIDEIADMIGIKPEVAAITESAMRGEIVFAESLTRRVALLAGLEASALERVYEERLRLTPGAESLINTLQQRGIKTLLVSGGFTYFTERLQSRLNLDFSAANTLEIIDGKLTGRVLGHILDAQGKADWLNKVREELGLAQKQVIAIGDGANDLLMMAQAGVSIAYHAKPVVRQQANYALNYNDLDGVLPLLGKL
- a CDS encoding heavy-metal-associated domain-containing protein → MQHIVLNISGMTCGGCTNSVKRVLSALPGVNAVNVSLEHANAEVEFDPAKSSVETLKHAIETAGFEVA
- the dnaQ gene encoding DNA polymerase III subunit epsilon, whose amino-acid sequence is MTRQIFLDTETTGLDPKQGHRIIEVAGVEMINRRPTGRHFHRYLNPEREIDAGAVAVHGLTTEFLQDKPRFADIVDELLEFMSGAELVIHNAPFDIGFLNSELTQLKRPPMSEYCPEVLDTLKLAKDLHPGQKNNLDALCRRYEVDNANRTLHGALLDAELLAAVYLGMTRGQESLMMAVEVEQVVRAPAGSAQHAAIRVIEAEADELAAHEATLAAIQKESRGACLWLATED
- the sdhA gene encoding succinate dehydrogenase flavoprotein subunit; translation: MKLTRQTFDVVIVGGGGAGLRAALQLAGAGWQVALVSKVFPTRSHTVSAQGGITAALGNVTPDNWHWHMYDTVKGSDYLGDQDAIEFMCRHAAEAVIELEHMGLPFSRLENGRIYQRPFGGQSMNFGGEQATRTCAAADRTGHALLHTLYQQNLRVGTHFFDEYFALDLLQHGDGRMSGVTAMSIATGETLALGARAILLATGGAGRIFQHSTNAHINTGDGLGMALRAGLPLQDMEFWQFHPTGLPGSGSLISEGVRGEGGYLVNALGERFMQRYAPHAMDLASRDIVARALATEIHAGRGCGANADTIHLKLDHLGADTIKARLPGIRELAIRFAGVDPITDPIPVVPTAHYMMGGIPTNLHGQVLAGEAVPGLYAVGECACVSVHGANRLGGNSLLDLVVFGRAAGMHIAAELTQNGAAPAISDEQLAASLSRLSAWDRRDEGEPVATLRNELQKLMQRHCGVFRTDALLRIGLAELDKLQQRLPGARITDHGHVFNTARIEALELENLFPVARATLVSALARTESRGAHAREDFPQRDDRNWLRHSLYQTLNDRVTTKSVNLSPQTVEAFVPVARVY
- the sdhD gene encoding succinate dehydrogenase, hydrophobic membrane anchor protein; protein product: MKIWLTQRVSAVVLAVYSMLMPVYVWMHAPLDAQTWRQLFDPIPVRMATLVFVLALVLHAWTGVRDILLDYIKLPRLRGFLNAGAVLWLLACVIAVVRTLWR
- the sdhC gene encoding succinate dehydrogenase, cytochrome b556 subunit, yielding MAASKSPVYLNLLHIRLPLPGWVSILQRMSGALLFFLLPVLIYLFHLSLDDAGYAQLMHWQQLWPVRLLIMAVLWAYLQHFLAGIRFLMLDIHIGTRLPLARRLAGATLVMSGLLALLIAGGWW
- a CDS encoding malic enzyme-like NAD(P)-binding protein → MTTFKQRALDYHEFPKPGKISVESSKPCESAEDLALAYSPGVAEPVRAIAEDAENAYRFTNKGNLVAVISDGTAILGLGNLGPLASKPVMEGKGILFKRFANIDVFDIEIKAPSVRDFIETVVNIAPTFGGINLEDIAAPHCFEIEKELSERLDIPVFHDDQHGTAVIICAGLINALHVQGKKLADARIVCLGAGAAGTASLRLLLAMGADKSKILVVDKAGVLHTGMQDLPPHHAFFAADTEARTLADAMRGADAFIGVSAGNLVSQDMLKSMADKPVVFALANPDPEISPAEAHAARDDLIMATGRSDYPNQVNNVLGFPFIFRGALDARAKRITQAMQVAAVHALAELAREPVPAEVLAIYKVESMAFGREYILPKPFDPRLIERIPSAVAKAV
- a CDS encoding hemerythrin domain-containing protein, whose product is MSDQYCDLTGTAPSHLQTAVFYEIKDMPRGETATILFAEDPAIVLHSLNLQLRNNLRWEISRNEAGQWLTVIHRAEDVPSVDVLDALKRDHKRLDAMFSQVIHLTDQNHLVQAYAIMQAFTEGLRRHLAVEHDILAKAIRTPPNAMGQDPTAAMMQEHNEILNQSVMIESSFEEADATPGSISPLLAILAGYLSKHEYREEATLFPIWTGAINKAPEAARSALFKQVLATLDGSI